From a single Sebaldella sp. S0638 genomic region:
- the dnaB gene encoding replicative DNA helicase — protein sequence MDQNTVKTPYNIEAEEALLGSIFIKPDVLSEIIELVTEDDFYKNNYKIIFTEMKEIYRSSAVIDSLLLINSLNRKGVLEDIGGEQLIYDLTEAVPTAANAKMYAQIIRDNAVQRKLIDTGSKIVEMAYKGYDDVQTMLDKSESMIFKIAEFKQKKDVTTLKEMANLELERMEKMPKGTGITGISSGFTDFDSMTSGFHGSDLLILAARPAMGKTAFALNLALNIARQNKSVLVFSLEMSNVQLYQRLLAMETRIPLTKLREARLSETEWAALANGVGKLADLPFYISDAPGINVLEIKAIARRLRAEGKLDAIVIDYLQLITGTDGGRKSREQEISEISRSLKIIAKELDIPVITLSQLSRAPELRADKRPMLSDLRESGAIEQDADIVLFLYRDEYYNEQNRGEGSEGAPSPEPAVVNNIPITEVIIGKQRNGPVGTVKIGFLKEQQRFVNITFRTD from the coding sequence ATGGACCAAAATACAGTAAAAACCCCCTATAATATAGAAGCAGAAGAGGCGCTTCTAGGGTCGATATTTATAAAACCCGATGTTCTTTCGGAAATTATAGAACTTGTTACAGAAGATGATTTTTATAAAAATAATTATAAAATTATTTTTACGGAAATGAAAGAAATATACAGAAGCTCGGCAGTAATAGATTCATTACTGCTGATAAACTCTTTAAATAGAAAAGGAGTTCTGGAGGATATAGGCGGGGAACAGCTTATATATGATCTTACAGAGGCAGTCCCTACTGCTGCCAATGCAAAAATGTACGCACAAATAATCAGGGATAATGCAGTTCAGAGAAAGCTCATAGACACAGGAAGTAAAATAGTGGAAATGGCTTACAAAGGATATGATGACGTACAGACAATGCTTGATAAATCAGAAAGTATGATTTTTAAAATAGCTGAATTCAAGCAAAAAAAGGATGTAACAACATTAAAGGAAATGGCAAATCTGGAATTGGAAAGAATGGAGAAAATGCCCAAAGGAACCGGAATAACAGGGATAAGTTCGGGATTTACCGACTTTGATTCAATGACAAGCGGATTTCACGGGTCTGACCTTCTTATACTTGCGGCAAGACCAGCCATGGGAAAAACGGCTTTTGCGCTGAATCTGGCTTTGAATATCGCAAGACAGAATAAATCAGTACTGGTTTTCAGTCTGGAGATGTCAAATGTACAGCTTTATCAAAGACTTCTTGCTATGGAAACAAGAATACCGCTTACGAAGCTGAGAGAAGCAAGACTGTCGGAAACTGAATGGGCAGCACTGGCAAACGGAGTCGGGAAACTTGCAGATCTTCCGTTCTATATCTCAGATGCACCGGGAATAAATGTCCTTGAAATAAAGGCAATAGCACGTAGATTAAGGGCAGAGGGAAAACTTGACGCCATTGTAATAGATTATCTTCAGCTAATCACAGGAACTGACGGCGGAAGAAAGAGTCGGGAACAGGAAATATCGGAAATATCGAGATCACTGAAAATAATAGCAAAAGAGCTTGATATTCCAGTAATTACACTATCACAGCTGTCAAGAGCACCTGAATTGAGAGCAGATAAAAGACCTATGCTTTCGGATTTGAGAGAATCGGGAGCCATAGAGCAGGATGCGGATATAGTTCTGTTTTTATACAGAGATGAATATTATAACGAGCAAAACAGAGGGGAAGGCAGCGAAGGAGCACCTAGTCCCGAACCTGCAGTAGTTAACAATATACCAATAACAGAAGTAATTATCGGTAAGCAGAGAAACGGTCCTGTAGGGACTGTAAAAATAGGATTTCTGAAGGAACAGCAGAGATTCGTAAATATAACATTCAGAACAGACTAG
- the rplI gene encoding 50S ribosomal protein L9, with the protein MKVKVILKENIKGVGKKDEIIEVKDGYANNFLFAQNKAVPATDENLKKLKNKAEKNVKDHAKEVKKAEEIKEKINNKEITLAVKAGENGKVFGSIGSKEIVDEVKKVFGLTIDKKKIDGENSRMKELGLHDVEVKLHSEVKAILKVKLINKE; encoded by the coding sequence ATGAAAGTAAAAGTGATACTAAAAGAGAACATCAAAGGTGTAGGAAAAAAAGATGAAATAATAGAGGTTAAAGACGGATACGCCAATAACTTTTTATTTGCACAGAATAAAGCAGTTCCTGCTACAGATGAAAATCTGAAAAAACTTAAAAATAAAGCAGAAAAAAATGTTAAAGATCACGCAAAAGAAGTAAAAAAAGCTGAGGAAATAAAAGAGAAAATTAATAATAAAGAAATAACACTTGCAGTAAAAGCCGGAGAAAACGGGAAAGTGTTCGGGTCTATCGGTTCAAAAGAGATAGTGGACGAAGTAAAAAAAGTGTTCGGGCTGACTATTGATAAGAAAAAAATAGACGGGGAAAATTCAAGAATGAAAGAATTAGGACTTCATGATGTGGAAGTAAAACTACACAGTGAAGTAAAGGCCATTTTAAAAGTGAAATTAATAAATAAGGAGTAA
- the dnaX gene encoding DNA polymerase III subunit gamma/tau: protein MNITLYRKYRPQNFEEIAGQGHIVKAIRNSLKENKLSHAYLFNGPRGVGKTTIARLIAKGVNCLTNGISDHPCGTCDNCREITAGISMDMVEIDAASNRGIDEIRELKEKINYQPVNGNKKVYIIDEVHMLTKEAFNALLKTLEEPPSHVIFILATTEVDKIPDTVISRCQRYDFLPLNMNDIIEMLKMVAEKENIKIDDESLKLIYRKSEGSARDSFSIFEQVASNFSGEEIDIEKTQMALGVIPDKLLNEFLDVISNGDKIGGIDFVDKLWEDGILIENFLKDFSYFLKENLKREDSIGIDRTLSLISVIYFVLGEFRYEEDKRLLGYVLINEIFKQETPVVITEVRQEVRAAEPAGKSSPEMPIENQAQETAPSPSVELSDLNINIIEKKWPLFKGELKKESIMLSAFLTDTNPLDLDGDKLVLGLPGWQSFHREKIEDKDNKLKIEKILKKIYGAKLIISTKLIGEQPKNESDEFINKVIDFFDAEIIEKK, encoded by the coding sequence GTGAATATAACTTTATATAGAAAATACAGACCTCAAAATTTTGAGGAGATTGCCGGGCAGGGTCATATAGTCAAGGCAATAAGGAATTCTTTGAAAGAAAATAAATTATCTCATGCTTATCTTTTTAACGGACCGAGAGGTGTGGGAAAGACCACAATAGCCAGACTTATAGCAAAAGGCGTAAACTGTCTGACTAATGGTATTTCCGATCATCCGTGCGGAACATGCGATAACTGCCGTGAAATAACAGCAGGAATCTCTATGGATATGGTGGAAATAGATGCAGCATCAAACAGAGGAATAGATGAGATAAGAGAGCTGAAAGAGAAAATAAACTATCAGCCTGTGAACGGGAATAAGAAAGTATATATAATAGATGAGGTTCATATGCTTACTAAGGAAGCATTTAACGCCCTTCTGAAAACTCTGGAAGAGCCGCCTTCGCATGTTATATTTATTTTGGCTACCACAGAAGTGGATAAAATACCGGATACTGTAATATCAAGATGTCAAAGATATGATTTTCTTCCATTAAATATGAACGATATTATAGAAATGCTGAAAATGGTTGCTGAGAAAGAAAACATAAAAATAGACGACGAAAGTCTGAAACTTATTTACAGAAAGTCTGAGGGAAGTGCCAGAGACAGTTTTTCTATTTTTGAACAGGTAGCGTCTAATTTTTCCGGTGAAGAAATAGATATAGAAAAGACACAAATGGCTTTGGGTGTTATTCCCGATAAGCTTTTGAACGAATTTCTGGATGTTATATCCAATGGTGATAAAATCGGAGGAATAGATTTTGTAGATAAATTATGGGAAGATGGTATACTTATAGAAAATTTTCTGAAAGATTTTTCATATTTTTTGAAAGAAAATCTAAAAAGAGAAGATTCTATAGGGATAGACAGAACTTTATCATTAATCAGCGTAATTTATTTTGTTCTGGGTGAATTCAGATATGAAGAGGATAAGAGACTTCTTGGTTATGTTCTTATAAATGAGATATTTAAACAGGAAACACCTGTTGTCATCACAGAAGTAAGGCAGGAGGTCAGAGCAGCAGAACCTGCGGGAAAAAGCAGTCCGGAAATGCCCATAGAAAATCAGGCACAGGAAACCGCGCCAAGTCCTTCTGTAGAGCTTTCTGATCTTAATATAAATATTATAGAAAAAAAGTGGCCGTTATTCAAAGGGGAGTTAAAAAAAGAAAGCATCATGCTTTCTGCATTTCTTACAGACACCAATCCTTTGGATCTCGATGGTGACAAGCTGGTCTTAGGTCTTCCTGGATGGCAGTCTTTTCACCGTGAAAAAATAGAAGATAAAGATAATAAGCTGAAAATAGAAAAAATACTGAAAAAAATATACGGTGCAAAATTAATTATAAGCACAAAATTAATCGGTGAACAGCCGAAAAACGAATCCGACGAATTCATTAATAAGGTCATAGACTTTTTTGATGCTGAGATAATTGAAAAAAAATAA
- a CDS encoding DUF4259 domain-containing protein has translation MGAWGYGCLENDTALDFIGYLENYKGKEPSLKKILREMEYDAEYVDSDVDAEILALAAVILNQENIVEFTEITDEVPYLPYTKDDVKVLIEQIEDILTNSESHELHDLWEEADEEDFNEWKQEVGDLAEALSDLLK, from the coding sequence ATGGGAGCCTGGGGATATGGGTGTTTAGAAAATGATACAGCCCTTGATTTTATAGGTTATTTGGAAAATTATAAGGGGAAGGAACCTAGTTTAAAAAAAATATTGAGAGAAATGGAATATGATGCAGAATATGTGGATTCAGATGTAGATGCTGAAATTCTCGCACTTGCAGCGGTAATACTGAATCAGGAAAATATAGTGGAATTCACTGAAATAACAGATGAGGTTCCATATCTGCCATATACAAAAGATGATGTAAAAGTATTAATAGAACAGATAGAGGATATACTTACCAATTCTGAGAGTCATGAACTACACGATTTGTGGGAAGAAGCAGATGAGGAAGATTTTAATGAATGGAAACAGGAAGTAGGAGATCTGGCTGAAGCTTTATCAGATCTTTTGAAATAA
- the dnaN gene encoding DNA polymerase III subunit beta: MLNIKVNRKDFLKGLQIVENAVSENKIRPVISGIFIEAKENEIFLKGTDLELSINFKINGEVRENGKIVIKYKLIEEFLKQIEDEFIELIEESGKIIIKTGKINSEFSTFDPENYPVTPTLELGVEYNFDKQKLLESIEKARIAASLTPENLAVNCIRFEIEENKLKLVSSDTYRLIYLEEELEEEEKNKESLSVSIPLKTMDGLVKIMKLTSEDKIVLKSDGTKVYFQMGDVEILTRVIELQFPDYKAILTGAQYDKKILLNTKDFIAVLKRTLIFVRDNYEAKNSGIFSFENDKLFLNGISENAKIKEEIPIIKEGEDIKISLNVKFLLDYISTITGEVTQLKMLNSKSSVLITEEKNDKSLYLTMPLALRD; encoded by the coding sequence ATGCTAAATATAAAAGTAAACAGAAAAGACTTTCTAAAAGGATTGCAAATCGTAGAAAATGCAGTATCGGAAAATAAAATCAGACCTGTAATTTCAGGTATTTTTATAGAAGCAAAAGAAAATGAAATATTCTTGAAAGGTACTGATCTTGAGCTTTCAATAAACTTTAAGATAAACGGCGAAGTAAGAGAAAACGGAAAGATCGTTATTAAATATAAACTTATAGAAGAATTTTTGAAACAGATAGAGGATGAATTTATAGAGCTTATAGAAGAAAGCGGAAAGATAATTATAAAAACAGGAAAAATAAATTCGGAATTCTCTACATTTGATCCTGAAAATTATCCTGTGACACCTACACTTGAATTAGGAGTGGAGTATAACTTTGATAAGCAGAAACTTTTGGAATCTATAGAAAAAGCAAGAATAGCAGCATCACTTACACCTGAAAATCTTGCTGTTAACTGTATAAGATTCGAAATAGAGGAAAATAAACTGAAACTCGTATCTTCTGATACCTACAGACTGATTTACCTTGAGGAAGAACTGGAAGAAGAAGAGAAGAACAAAGAAAGTCTGAGTGTAAGTATACCGCTGAAAACAATGGATGGTCTCGTGAAAATAATGAAACTTACAAGTGAGGATAAAATTGTTTTAAAATCCGACGGAACAAAGGTATATTTCCAGATGGGCGATGTAGAAATACTTACAAGAGTAATAGAATTACAGTTCCCTGATTATAAAGCAATTTTAACAGGTGCACAGTATGATAAAAAGATACTTCTTAATACAAAAGATTTTATCGCAGTATTAAAAAGAACGCTTATTTTCGTAAGAGATAACTATGAAGCTAAAAACAGCGGAATATTCAGCTTTGAAAACGATAAGCTGTTTTTGAATGGAATTAGCGAAAATGCTAAAATAAAAGAAGAAATACCAATTATAAAAGAAGGGGAAGATATAAAAATTTCCCTGAACGTAAAATTTTTACTGGACTATATCTCTACAATTACAGGAGAAGTTACACAGCTGAAAATGCTTAATTCAAAAAGTTCAGTATTAATAACAGAAGAAAAAAATGATAAGTCGCTGTATCTGACAATGCCTTTGGCATTAAGAGACTAG
- a CDS encoding RNA polymerase sigma factor RpoD/SigA has translation MEKEYNLIDLYLKDIQKYELLNREEEYELFRKIKEDNSQDARHELILSNLRLVISIAKKSLGNGLPLIDLISEGNIGLIKAINKFDYTKGHRFSTYAVWWIKQSIKKAIINKGRDIRIPSYKYEQLAKVNKVMVNYINDHGESPSVAYIAEQLEIKEYKVSLLINEFQDIISLNDVIGDNIFLEDVIGNEDNIEEKIIKNDQINKMRELLDNILSEREREIIELRYGLYNNKMHTLKEIGDELNITRERVRQIEKKAITKLKSHFHEFFK, from the coding sequence ATGGAAAAAGAATATAATTTAATAGATTTGTATTTGAAGGATATCCAAAAATATGAATTATTAAATAGAGAAGAAGAATATGAACTCTTTAGAAAAATCAAAGAAGACAATTCCCAGGATGCAAGACACGAGCTTATTTTATCTAATTTGAGACTTGTAATAAGTATTGCAAAAAAATCTTTAGGAAACGGGCTTCCGCTTATAGATCTTATAAGCGAAGGGAATATTGGTCTGATAAAAGCAATTAATAAATTCGACTATACTAAAGGACACAGATTTAGTACATATGCAGTGTGGTGGATAAAGCAGTCTATAAAAAAAGCTATTATCAATAAAGGAAGGGATATAAGAATACCTTCATACAAATATGAGCAGCTGGCTAAGGTGAATAAAGTAATGGTCAACTATATAAATGACCACGGCGAGTCGCCAAGTGTGGCATATATAGCTGAGCAGTTGGAAATAAAAGAATATAAAGTAAGTCTTCTGATAAATGAATTTCAGGATATAATATCACTGAATGACGTAATCGGGGATAATATCTTTTTGGAAGATGTAATAGGAAATGAAGATAATATAGAAGAAAAAATAATAAAAAATGATCAGATAAACAAAATGCGTGAACTTCTTGATAATATATTAAGTGAAAGAGAAAGAGAGATAATCGAACTTAGATACGGATTATACAACAATAAAATGCATACCCTGAAAGAAATAGGCGATGAGCTGAATATAACAAGGGAACGGGTAAGGCAGATAGAGAAAAAGGCAATTACAAAACTAAAATCTCATTTTCATGAGTTTTTTAAATAA
- a CDS encoding NAD(P)H-dependent glycerol-3-phosphate dehydrogenase, translated as MSKVLVLGGGGFGTCLSNLLTENGNDVYLWEYSEKVRDVIRTEHENKVFLPGIKLSEKLKVVDEYQKLLNEEKFDFILLATPCQFLRGILKNLKTSLKYKVIIINIAKGIEIASKKRMSEVVEDELSGCDYEYGILTGPTHAEDLAKKMPSAILAASPNLETAEKIQKLFNNDYLRVYTGTDIVGAELGGALKNCLAIAAGMADGLELGDNSKAALLTRGINEIIRIGEFYGADPKTFFGLSGLGDIIVTCTSKHSRNRYVGEQLGKGRKLAEILESMNGISEGSETIKALHNIIVDENINAPIFTELYKVLYEDETLENLFYNLMSRKLKSEF; from the coding sequence ATGAGTAAAGTATTAGTACTTGGCGGAGGTGGATTTGGAACATGCCTCTCGAATCTCCTTACTGAAAATGGAAACGATGTATACCTGTGGGAGTACAGCGAAAAGGTAAGGGATGTAATTCGGACAGAGCATGAAAATAAAGTTTTCCTCCCGGGAATAAAACTATCAGAAAAACTAAAAGTAGTGGATGAGTATCAGAAATTACTGAATGAAGAAAAGTTTGACTTTATTTTATTAGCGACACCATGCCAGTTTTTGAGAGGCATACTGAAAAATCTGAAAACTTCCCTGAAGTATAAAGTAATAATAATAAATATCGCTAAAGGGATAGAGATAGCCTCCAAAAAAAGAATGTCAGAAGTAGTAGAGGATGAACTAAGCGGCTGTGATTATGAATACGGAATTCTCACAGGGCCGACACATGCAGAAGATCTGGCTAAAAAAATGCCGTCAGCAATTTTGGCAGCATCACCTAATCTTGAAACTGCAGAGAAAATACAGAAATTATTTAATAATGATTATTTAAGAGTATATACAGGGACAGATATAGTAGGGGCAGAACTTGGCGGAGCTCTGAAAAACTGTCTTGCTATAGCTGCGGGTATGGCAGACGGGCTGGAGCTTGGCGACAATTCCAAGGCAGCGCTTCTTACAAGAGGAATAAATGAAATAATAAGAATCGGGGAATTTTACGGGGCAGATCCCAAGACTTTTTTCGGGTTGTCCGGTCTCGGTGACATAATTGTTACATGTACAAGTAAACACAGCAGAAACAGATATGTGGGCGAGCAGCTGGGAAAAGGAAGAAAGCTTGCGGAGATACTAGAGAGTATGAACGGCATTTCAGAAGGATCAGAGACAATAAAGGCACTGCATAATATTATTGTTGATGAAAATATAAATGCACCTATTTTTACTGAATTATACAAAGTCCTTTATGAAGACGAAACTCTGGAAAATTTATTTTATAACTTAATGAGTAGAAAACTAAAGTCAGAATTTTAG
- the plsY gene encoding glycerol-3-phosphate 1-O-acyltransferase PlsY, which yields MNLIIMCIFAYFLGSIPNAVWVGKVFKKIDVREHGSKNAGSTNAARVLGAKLGILVLVLDVLKGVIPTYLALGINTLGNMTGIVGIDPIIIGIVAILGHTFSIFLKFKGGKGVATTLGVFLVLAPKAILFLFVIFFVLFAVFRYVSLSSIVSAACLPFFIYFIYKNIPLTVVALVLALVIIVKHGSNIQRLINGTENKFKVTKDGEK from the coding sequence ATGAACCTAATTATAATGTGCATATTTGCATATTTTTTAGGAAGTATTCCTAATGCTGTATGGGTAGGGAAAGTATTTAAAAAGATTGACGTAAGAGAACACGGAAGCAAAAATGCTGGATCTACAAATGCGGCAAGAGTACTTGGAGCGAAATTAGGGATACTGGTACTGGTTTTAGATGTACTGAAAGGCGTGATACCTACGTATTTAGCCTTAGGAATTAATACACTTGGGAATATGACAGGTATAGTAGGGATTGATCCTATTATTATCGGGATAGTCGCTATTCTGGGTCATACATTTTCTATTTTCCTTAAGTTTAAGGGTGGAAAAGGTGTGGCTACGACTTTGGGTGTTTTTCTGGTTCTTGCTCCAAAAGCAATATTATTTTTATTTGTTATTTTCTTTGTATTATTTGCTGTTTTTAGATATGTATCGCTGTCTTCTATAGTAAGTGCCGCATGTCTGCCGTTTTTTATATACTTTATATATAAAAATATTCCGCTGACAGTGGTTGCGCTGGTACTGGCGCTGGTTATAATAGTGAAGCACGGAAGCAATATACAAAGACTCATAAACGGAACAGAGAATAAATTTAAAGTAACTAAGGATGGTGAAAAATGA
- a CDS encoding GyrI-like domain-containing protein, which yields MNYEIVEIPAKTMTGISIRTTNENMQAADDIGKLWEEFWNKNIFSFAENKKNNKMYGVYTNYDGDYTKPYDFYACCEIEDSKNNNDEFSVVSVPESKYAKFSIRGNYDESAGKLWHEIWNTELDRKYTYDFEVYHNDGNDPENQLLEIYIAVN from the coding sequence ATGAATTACGAAATAGTAGAAATACCTGCAAAAACAATGACTGGAATAAGTATTCGTACTACCAACGAAAACATGCAGGCAGCAGATGATATAGGGAAATTATGGGAAGAATTCTGGAATAAAAATATATTCAGCTTTGCTGAAAACAAAAAGAACAATAAGATGTACGGAGTATACACAAATTATGACGGAGATTACACAAAACCGTATGACTTTTATGCATGCTGTGAAATAGAAGATTCTAAAAATAATAATGATGAGTTTTCCGTAGTGTCAGTTCCGGAATCTAAATATGCAAAATTTTCTATAAGAGGAAACTACGATGAGTCGGCAGGGAAATTATGGCATGAAATATGGAACACTGAGCTTGACAGGAAATACACGTATGATTTTGAAGTTTATCATAATGACGGCAATGATCCTGAGAACCAGCTTCTGGAGATATATATTGCCGTGAATTAA
- a CDS encoding flavodoxin, with amino-acid sequence MKTLIIYYSLDGNTHMIAEEIKNSINADILRLKPVHDINKKGLFKILSGGKQVLRNEKPALEAFNINPEDYDLIFIGTPVWAGTFAPALNTFLSETAVKNKNIVLFCCSRGGKGKVFIKLCDILRENNIIGEMEFLSPAKSNPDEVNIKVKTWVDDIIEKLD; translated from the coding sequence GTGAAAACTTTAATTATCTATTATTCTCTTGACGGAAATACCCATATGATAGCCGAAGAGATAAAAAATTCTATTAATGCTGACATTTTACGTCTAAAACCAGTACATGACATTAACAAAAAAGGACTCTTCAAGATTCTTTCAGGCGGCAAACAGGTTTTGAGAAATGAAAAGCCTGCACTTGAAGCTTTTAATATTAATCCCGAAGACTATGACCTTATCTTTATAGGTACACCTGTATGGGCAGGTACTTTCGCCCCGGCTCTGAATACTTTTCTTTCGGAAACTGCAGTAAAAAATAAGAACATTGTATTATTCTGCTGTTCCAGAGGGGGAAAAGGAAAGGTTTTTATAAAACTGTGTGATATTCTCCGTGAAAATAATATTATCGGCGAAATGGAATTTTTAAGTCCTGCAAAAAGCAACCCGGATGAAGTAAATATAAAAGTAAAGACATGGGTTGACGATATTATAGAAAAACTGGACTAA
- a CDS encoding zinc-binding dehydrogenase, giving the protein MKTKAVRLYGKNDLRLEEFELPEINDNEILMSVITDSICMSTWKLAKQGEDHKKTPENIKEEPIIIGHEFCGEIIKTGKNWGNKYKENERYVVQANLQLPDAPWCPGYSYKYCGGDATYIILPEDVMKQDCLLPYNGETYFEGSLIEPLSCVIGAFKANYHLIEGTYDHKMGIKEGGNLLISGGTGPMGLLAIDYALHGDIKPKNIVITDVNEERLKRAAELYKSEGNTKVHYVNTSKIDDVVAYLKETAGGGYDDVFIFAPVSELVTQGSKLLNPDGCLNFFAGPQNKDFSAEINFYDMHYNFTHYVGTSGGNTDDMREAVKLIEDKKVNVAKVVTHVLGLDAVAETTLNQPEIAGGKKVVYTQRKFSLESLDKIMEDENSELGKILKKNNGIWSKEAEDYILANAEKI; this is encoded by the coding sequence ATGAAAACAAAAGCAGTAAGACTTTATGGCAAAAATGATTTGAGGCTGGAAGAATTTGAGCTGCCGGAAATAAATGACAATGAAATACTAATGTCAGTAATTACAGACAGTATCTGTATGTCTACATGGAAACTTGCGAAACAGGGTGAAGACCATAAAAAAACACCGGAAAATATCAAAGAGGAACCGATTATTATAGGGCATGAATTTTGCGGTGAGATTATAAAAACAGGTAAAAACTGGGGTAATAAGTACAAGGAAAATGAAAGATACGTAGTACAGGCTAATTTACAGCTTCCTGATGCACCGTGGTGTCCGGGTTATTCATATAAATACTGCGGCGGAGATGCAACGTATATTATTCTTCCTGAAGATGTAATGAAGCAGGATTGTCTGCTGCCGTATAACGGAGAAACTTATTTTGAAGGGTCGCTTATAGAGCCGTTATCATGTGTAATAGGAGCATTTAAAGCAAATTATCATCTTATTGAAGGTACATATGATCACAAAATGGGTATAAAAGAAGGCGGAAATCTTTTGATATCGGGAGGAACAGGGCCAATGGGTCTTCTTGCTATAGATTATGCACTTCATGGGGACATAAAGCCAAAGAATATAGTAATAACAGATGTAAATGAGGAAAGATTGAAAAGGGCAGCCGAGCTTTATAAGTCAGAGGGAAATACAAAGGTTCATTATGTGAATACTTCCAAGATAGATGATGTAGTTGCTTACCTGAAAGAAACAGCAGGAGGCGGATATGATGATGTATTTATATTTGCACCGGTTTCTGAGCTGGTAACACAAGGGTCAAAACTCTTGAATCCGGACGGATGTCTGAACTTCTTTGCAGGGCCGCAGAATAAAGATTTTTCTGCTGAAATAAATTTTTATGATATGCATTATAATTTTACACATTATGTGGGGACTTCCGGAGGGAATACAGATGATATGCGTGAGGCTGTTAAGCTGATTGAGGACAAAAAGGTAAATGTGGCAAAGGTAGTCACTCATGTTCTGGGACTCGATGCAGTGGCAGAAACTACATTGAATCAGCCTGAAATAGCCGGCGGTAAAAAAGTAGTGTACACACAGAGAAAATTTTCGCTGGAATCACTTGATAAAATTATGGAAGATGAAAACAGCGAACTTGGAAAGATATTAAAGAAAAATAACGGGATATGGTCTAAGGAAGCAGAAGATTATATACTGGCAAATGCTGAGAAAATATAA
- a CDS encoding mannose/fructose/sorbose PTS transporter subunit IID, which produces MSEIKTKINRKDMISTFIRSNFQQASFNYERIHGLAFCVDMIPTIKRVYTKKEDQVEALKRHLVFFNTTPAVCGPVIGVTIAMEEAKASGAEIDDGTINSLKVGLMGPLAGVGDPLVWGTLRPITAAIGASLALSGTILGPLAFFIAFNAVRLGMKWFGLKYGIIKGMDIVKDLSGNILQKLTEGATILGLFIMGVLVTKWTSINVPLVVSETPGPDGTMVVTTVQNILDDLVPGLLALGLTMLMMKLLKKKVSPIVLIFALFAVGIIGYWSGILG; this is translated from the coding sequence ATGTCAGAGATAAAAACTAAGATAAATCGTAAAGATATGATAAGTACTTTTATAAGATCAAATTTTCAGCAAGCTTCATTTAATTATGAGAGAATACACGGACTTGCGTTTTGCGTAGATATGATTCCTACAATAAAACGTGTTTATACTAAGAAAGAAGATCAGGTAGAAGCATTAAAGAGACATCTGGTATTCTTTAATACAACACCGGCAGTATGCGGCCCCGTTATTGGGGTAACAATTGCAATGGAAGAAGCCAAAGCAAGCGGTGCGGAAATAGATGACGGAACTATAAACAGTCTGAAAGTCGGACTTATGGGTCCGTTGGCAGGAGTGGGAGATCCTCTGGTATGGGGGACATTAAGACCGATTACTGCAGCAATAGGAGCTTCACTTGCATTATCAGGAACTATACTGGGGCCGCTGGCATTCTTTATAGCATTTAATGCAGTAAGACTGGGGATGAAATGGTTTGGTCTGAAATACGGAATAATAAAAGGAATGGATATAGTAAAGGATTTATCAGGAAATATTCTTCAAAAATTAACAGAAGGAGCAACTATTCTTGGATTGTTTATAATGGGAGTCCTTGTTACGAAATGGACTTCAATAAATGTACCGCTGGTGGTATCAGAAACTCCCGGACCTGACGGGACTATGGTGGTAACAACAGTTCAGAATATTCTGGATGATCTGGTGCCGGGATTACTGGCTCTGGGGCTGACTATGCTTATGATGAAACTTCTGAAAAAGAAAGTAAGTCCTATAGTATTGATATTTGCATTATTTGCAGTGGGAATTATCGGTTACTGGTCGGGTATTCTGGGATAA